Proteins encoded together in one bacterium window:
- a CDS encoding sugar phosphate isomerase/epimerase family protein, with translation MFRISGLGDEISTVFGDQLDLLEAEGIKYIELRRGIDNKNLLKLSNAEAETTKNLLNKRGFSVSAIASSIGKAKITDDFELHLEQFRRILFLAKYFETKYIRIFGYYIAELKEHSRYRDEVIKRLKIETELAEKNGLILSLENEGRDLYGSTLEEMLDIMTTINSPNLRILFDPGNYVYFFQKCPYPEVFNAVVGYIGYIHIKDIKLGEEKFVVAGEGDAGFKHILLDLNKRKFDGFLSLEPHLGEKKGEITGPLNFTRAAKSLKKLLCNV, from the coding sequence ATGTTTAGAATAAGTGGTCTTGGGGATGAAATTTCAACAGTTTTTGGTGACCAATTAGATTTGTTAGAAGCTGAAGGAATAAAATATATCGAATTACGCAGGGGAATAGATAACAAGAATTTATTAAAACTGTCCAATGCTGAAGCAGAGACTACAAAAAACCTATTGAATAAAAGAGGATTTAGCGTTTCAGCCATTGCATCATCCATAGGTAAGGCAAAAATTACTGATGATTTTGAGTTACATTTGGAACAATTCAGACGAATATTGTTTTTGGCTAAGTACTTTGAGACCAAATATATCAGAATATTTGGTTATTATATAGCAGAACTCAAAGAACATAGTAGATATAGAGATGAAGTAATAAAAAGGTTAAAAATAGAAACTGAGTTGGCAGAAAAAAATGGATTAATCTTATCATTAGAAAATGAGGGGAGAGATCTGTATGGTTCCACTCTAGAGGAAATGCTTGATATAATGACTACAATAAACTCGCCTAATTTGAGGATATTGTTTGACCCCGGTAACTATGTTTACTTTTTTCAAAAGTGTCCTTATCCCGAAGTGTTTAATGCTGTTGTTGGCTATATTGGGTATATTCATATAAAGGATATTAAACTTGGTGAAGAAAAATTTGTTGTTGCTGGTGAAGGTGATGCAGGGTTCAAACACATTCTACTCGATTTAAACAAACGCAAATTTGATGGATTTCTTTCCCTTGAGCCACATTTAGGAGAAAAGAAGGGTGAGATTACTGGACCATTAAACTTTACACGTGCGGCTAAGTCACTTAAAAAACTACTATGTAATGTGTAA
- a CDS encoding prolyl oligopeptidase family serine peptidase — protein sequence MTVGLYSEPPEAGNDFRKSMLEEVQTLLRKEQQKADRRRKRYFKPKLSSVDSYEQSVARYRERLRKMLGWPLTDGWKTDVPLASDQNVAEDSLGRISRVLIETLPGVNTYGLFFRPHGKGPFPLVVSQHGGGGTPELCSGFFGSSNYNDMTRRVLRRGVAVFAPQLLLWDSKRFGPEYEKNTIDRRLKQIGGSLAALDLYRIFRSLDYFVTHKDIDSERIGMIGLSYGGFYTLFAAALDTRIKTAVSSCFFNNRKVYDFVDWVWFDAANHFMDSEVGALVCPRPLYIEVGKKDDLFNVRRARPEARKLKNIYKRLGIMERYCYKEHDGGHELDMSDEGIDFLCRHLEPERLANKSLKATR from the coding sequence ATGACAGTGGGTCTATACAGTGAACCTCCTGAGGCCGGTAACGACTTTCGCAAGTCTATGCTTGAGGAGGTACAGACTCTTCTTCGCAAGGAGCAGCAGAAAGCAGACCGTCGCCGCAAAAGGTACTTCAAACCGAAACTCTCATCTGTCGACTCCTACGAGCAATCAGTCGCCAGGTACCGAGAAAGACTGAGAAAAATGTTGGGGTGGCCGTTGACTGATGGGTGGAAAACAGATGTGCCCTTGGCATCAGACCAGAACGTTGCCGAGGATTCCCTTGGCCGAATTTCACGTGTCCTGATAGAGACCCTCCCCGGCGTGAATACTTACGGACTTTTCTTTCGTCCACATGGCAAAGGTCCATTTCCTTTGGTTGTCTCTCAACACGGCGGCGGTGGGACACCCGAATTATGTTCTGGATTCTTCGGTTCTTCTAACTACAACGATATGACACGACGTGTCCTCAGAAGGGGTGTTGCTGTATTTGCTCCGCAACTCCTTCTCTGGGATTCCAAGAGATTTGGGCCCGAGTATGAGAAAAATACTATTGATCGGCGGTTAAAACAGATCGGCGGGTCTCTTGCGGCCCTTGACCTATATCGAATTTTTAGATCACTGGACTATTTCGTAACACATAAAGATATTGATTCTGAACGTATCGGCATGATCGGATTATCTTATGGTGGCTTTTACACTCTATTTGCTGCCGCACTAGACACGAGGATCAAGACTGCCGTATCTTCCTGCTTCTTCAACAACCGCAAGGTGTACGACTTCGTCGACTGGGTATGGTTCGATGCAGCAAATCACTTTATGGACTCCGAAGTCGGAGCCCTTGTATGCCCACGCCCTTTGTATATTGAGGTCGGCAAGAAAGACGACCTGTTCAACGTTCGACGTGCACGGCCGGAAGCCAGAAAACTTAAGAACATCTACAAACGGCTGGGTATCATGGAGAGATATTGCTATAAAGAACATGACGGGGGGCACGAACTGGATATGTCGGACGAGGGTATTGACTTCCTCTGCCGGCATCTGGAACCAGAACGACTGGCGAACAAGTCGCTGAAGGCAACGCGTTAG
- the mutS gene encoding DNA mismatch repair protein MutS — protein MSELTPMLRQYLGIKKNNKNTILFFRLGDFYEMFFEDAKLASRLLEITLTSRDGGSGKKIPMCGIPYHAAENYIAKLIKSGHKVAICEQVEDAKKAKGLVKREIVKTITPGTVLSSSMLDVKSNNYLGAVVISDKKFALAISDLSTGEFKATEFSDYIKFLDEVRRVNPKEIIIQNSLMENEKIKKDLSISCSVLTPYDDWHFDRESANQILTSHFRTQSMDGFGCRDFPAAACCGGALLEYIKDIQQIAPTHINDFKIYSTSEFMILDSATQKNLELIETLSAHEKKGTLLDTLDATLTPMGGRLLRTWVVQPLRDSEEINNRLNAVNEFINSADVNDKVRAILRHIFDMERIISRVNCSLANGRDLIGLRESLKKIPQVKEIINKFKVQMLKNVCESLQDVSELVSLLDKAIVDEPPISIRDGNIIKQGFDADLDEIRQVSIGGKDWIKSLQVEEIQRTGIKSLKVRYNKVFGYYIEITKSNLNMVPDNYIRKQTLLGCERFITPELKEKEALVLGAEERINEAEYKIFTDVRSQVACETIRLQKIARAIGILDAVNSFALVAIQNNYVKPEITDSDVIEIVEGRHPVLERLDIGSKFVPNDTYLDNSSQQIMIITGPNMAGKSTYIRQVALIVLMGQIGSFVPAKSAKIGTVDRIFTRVGASDELTKGQSTFMIEMNEVANILNNATSRSLVILDEVGRGTSTFDGVSIAWAVAEYIHNSLKVNAKTLFATHYHELTELVLTLERAKNYNVLVKEWNNEVIFLHKIVEGPTDKSYGIHVASLAGLPKEVIERAKDILVNLENETISEQGLPKFAPSAKKSKNKEIRESQLTFFAAVDHPVVDEIKNLDTENMTPLQALKKLDELKKKVEKK, from the coding sequence ATGTCAGAACTTACTCCAATGCTCAGGCAGTATCTAGGCATAAAAAAGAACAATAAAAATACGATTCTTTTCTTCAGGTTAGGGGATTTTTATGAAATGTTTTTTGAGGATGCAAAGCTTGCATCCAGACTTCTTGAGATTACTCTGACTTCCCGCGATGGTGGCAGCGGAAAGAAAATACCAATGTGTGGCATCCCATATCATGCTGCAGAAAACTATATAGCAAAATTAATAAAAAGCGGCCATAAAGTTGCTATCTGTGAACAAGTTGAAGACGCAAAAAAGGCAAAGGGGCTTGTTAAAAGAGAGATTGTAAAAACAATAACTCCAGGTACGGTTCTTTCAAGCTCTATGCTTGATGTAAAGAGCAATAATTATCTTGGAGCAGTAGTAATCTCAGACAAAAAATTTGCACTTGCAATCTCGGATCTATCAACGGGTGAGTTTAAAGCAACAGAGTTTTCTGATTATATAAAATTCTTAGATGAAGTCCGCCGTGTCAATCCAAAAGAAATTATCATCCAAAATTCCTTAATGGAAAATGAAAAGATTAAAAAAGATCTCAGTATATCTTGCTCTGTTCTAACACCATATGATGACTGGCACTTTGATAGAGAAAGCGCAAACCAGATACTTACTTCTCATTTCAGGACTCAGTCAATGGATGGGTTTGGATGCAGGGACTTTCCCGCTGCTGCATGCTGCGGAGGTGCGCTTCTTGAATATATAAAGGATATACAGCAGATTGCGCCAACACACATAAATGATTTCAAGATATACTCAACGTCAGAATTTATGATACTGGACAGTGCTACTCAAAAAAATCTTGAACTTATTGAAACTTTAAGTGCTCATGAGAAAAAAGGAACATTATTAGACACATTGGATGCAACTCTTACTCCAATGGGAGGTCGTCTCCTGCGAACCTGGGTTGTACAACCTCTGAGAGACTCAGAAGAGATCAACAATAGGCTTAATGCTGTTAATGAGTTTATAAATTCTGCAGATGTTAATGATAAGGTGAGAGCTATCCTCAGACATATTTTTGATATGGAGAGGATAATCAGCCGTGTTAATTGCAGTCTGGCTAATGGGCGTGATCTGATAGGTCTCAGAGAGTCATTGAAAAAGATTCCTCAGGTAAAGGAAATAATTAACAAATTCAAGGTACAGATGTTGAAGAATGTATGTGAGTCCCTGCAGGATGTCTCAGAACTGGTTAGTTTACTCGATAAAGCTATTGTTGATGAACCTCCAATCAGTATTCGAGATGGCAATATTATCAAGCAGGGATTTGATGCGGATCTTGATGAAATAAGACAGGTTAGCATAGGAGGAAAGGATTGGATCAAGTCGCTCCAGGTAGAAGAGATTCAAAGAACAGGAATAAAATCTCTAAAGGTAAGATACAATAAAGTTTTTGGATACTATATTGAAATTACGAAGTCAAACTTGAATATGGTGCCTGATAATTACATAAGAAAACAGACACTCTTGGGTTGTGAAAGGTTTATAACTCCTGAGCTGAAGGAGAAAGAAGCGCTTGTTCTTGGCGCAGAAGAGAGAATTAATGAAGCGGAATATAAGATTTTTACTGATGTGCGCAGTCAAGTTGCATGTGAAACTATCAGGCTTCAAAAAATAGCGCGGGCTATTGGCATTCTGGATGCAGTAAATTCGTTTGCGTTAGTAGCAATACAAAATAATTACGTAAAACCTGAAATTACAGATTCTGATGTTATAGAGATTGTTGAGGGCAGGCATCCGGTTCTTGAGAGGCTGGATATCGGAAGTAAATTTGTTCCAAATGATACATATCTCGATAATTCCAGCCAGCAGATAATGATAATCACCGGACCAAACATGGCGGGCAAGTCAACTTATATTAGACAAGTTGCTCTCATTGTTCTCATGGGACAAATCGGCAGCTTTGTACCCGCAAAAAGCGCAAAGATTGGTACAGTTGATAGAATATTTACCAGAGTCGGTGCGTCTGATGAGCTGACAAAGGGACAGAGTACATTTATGATAGAGATGAATGAAGTAGCAAATATACTCAACAATGCCACTTCGCGTAGTTTAGTAATACTTGACGAAGTAGGAAGAGGCACAAGTACATTTGATGGTGTCAGCATTGCATGGGCAGTGGCGGAATATATACATAACAGCTTAAAAGTCAATGCGAAGACTCTTTTTGCTACTCACTATCACGAGCTGACAGAACTTGTTCTCACATTGGAAAGAGCAAAGAATTATAATGTTTTGGTAAAGGAATGGAATAATGAAGTTATTTTTCTCCATAAGATTGTTGAAGGCCCAACTGATAAGAGCTATGGAATTCATGTTGCGTCTCTTGCAGGTTTACCTAAAGAGGTCATAGAAAGGGCAAAGGATATCCTTGTTAATTTAGAAAACGAGACAATTTCAGAACAGGGCCTTCCTAAATTCGCTCCTTCTGCAAAGAAGAGCAAAAATAAAGAGATAAGAGAGTCTCAGCTTACATTCTTTGCTGCAGTAGATCATCCTGTTGTGGATGAAATAAAAAACTTAGATACAGAGAATATGACACCGCTTCAAGCGCTTAAGAAACTTGATGAGCTGAAGAAGAAAGTTGAAAAAAAATAA
- a CDS encoding amidohydrolase family protein, giving the protein MIVDAHNHFFFPTNKPGVKAVLLDPSVLVNSGVIKRTWLLSTGDTFAGLKGNQDQQILHLAKTYKGFFVPFAYLDFTKKPDIVDYFHKQGFAGLKAIFPPFAYDDERCFPFYEKAEKSKMPILFHVGGSPYWVPEQMQIGPERMASKNMLIITLDLVAKMFPKLVIITAHMGGKHSYDFAVYFAKGHPNVYLDTSCSIVERDSPDKIKEVIKIVGPDKILFGSDVRGDGPIKKALFWKSYFEAKMRDQEIGHKIMSLNAERIISESGFNWKNINLSKQE; this is encoded by the coding sequence ATGATAGTTGATGCTCATAACCATTTCTTTTTCCCCACCAATAAACCGGGTGTGAAAGCAGTTTTGCTTGACCCAAGTGTTTTAGTTAATTCGGGTGTTATTAAAAGAACATGGTTATTGTCCACAGGAGATACATTTGCAGGATTAAAAGGCAACCAAGATCAACAGATATTACATCTTGCGAAAACATATAAAGGGTTTTTTGTGCCTTTTGCATATCTAGACTTTACAAAGAAACCAGATATTGTTGACTATTTTCATAAACAAGGTTTTGCTGGACTTAAAGCTATTTTCCCACCCTTTGCCTATGATGATGAAAGATGTTTTCCTTTTTATGAAAAAGCAGAGAAATCCAAAATGCCGATACTTTTTCATGTTGGCGGGTCACCGTATTGGGTTCCTGAACAGATGCAAATTGGTCCTGAGAGAATGGCAAGTAAGAACATGTTAATAATAACATTGGATCTTGTGGCAAAAATGTTTCCTAAACTTGTTATTATTACTGCTCACATGGGAGGTAAACATTCATACGATTTTGCTGTGTACTTTGCAAAAGGACATCCAAATGTTTATCTTGATACTTCCTGTTCAATAGTTGAAAGAGATTCTCCGGATAAAATAAAAGAAGTCATAAAGATAGTTGGTCCTGATAAAATACTTTTTGGTTCAGATGTTCGTGGGGATGGACCCATTAAAAAAGCTCTATTCTGGAAATCTTATTTTGAGGCAAAAATGAGAGACCAAGAGATAGGGCATAAAATAATGAGTTTAAATGCTGAACGGATTATATCCGAATCTGGGTTTAATTGGAAAAACATAAATTTATCCAAACAGGAGTAA